The Bacteroidia bacterium genome window below encodes:
- a CDS encoding SDR family oxidoreductase → MNIIVTGVSRGIGYETARHLVLGGHHVLGISRNAPDLAERLQREMPGARFEMISFDLEKGDMESLVEQKVKKIFPKVHALVNNAGLLVSRPFEQISSAELRRVFEVNVFSVFRLIQYLVPLMEGVITVESTEVLESSGGERLGERLSLRQQVIQARGAHIVNISSMGGITGTAKFAGLSAYSSSKGALSILTECLAVELQKKNISVNGIAPGAVQTEMLAQAFPGFKAPVNASQMGEFIADFTVNGHKYFNGKVLPVSLSTP, encoded by the coding sequence ATGAACATTATTGTAACAGGTGTATCCCGGGGGATCGGTTATGAAACGGCCCGTCATCTTGTATTGGGCGGACACCATGTGCTGGGGATTTCGAGAAACGCCCCGGATCTGGCCGAACGGCTGCAAAGGGAAATGCCCGGAGCCCGGTTTGAGATGATTTCCTTTGACCTGGAAAAGGGAGATATGGAATCGCTGGTAGAGCAGAAGGTAAAGAAGATTTTTCCGAAAGTTCATGCCCTGGTGAACAATGCGGGTTTGCTTGTTTCCAGGCCTTTTGAACAAATCAGCTCTGCTGAACTACGGCGGGTATTTGAAGTTAACGTATTCTCCGTTTTCCGACTGATCCAGTATCTCGTTCCCCTGATGGAAGGTGTTATTACTGTGGAATCCACTGAAGTATTGGAATCTTCCGGGGGAGAGCGTCTCGGGGAGCGACTGTCATTGCGGCAGCAGGTGATCCAGGCCAGGGGAGCACACATCGTGAATATATCCAGCATGGGCGGGATAACGGGAACCGCCAAGTTTGCCGGACTAAGTGCCTATTCTTCGTCGAAAGGAGCGTTGAGCATTCTTACCGAATGCCTGGCAGTTGAATTGCAAAAGAAAAATATCAGCGTGAACGGCATCGCCCCGGGAGCAGTTCAGACTGAGATGTTAGCGCAGGCCTTTCCGGGCTTCAAGGCGCCGGTGAATGCGTCACAGATGGGAGAGTTTATTGCCGATTTTACCGTGAACGGGCACAAATACTTTAACGGAAAGGTATTGCCGGTAAGTTTGAGTACTCCTTAA